In the Coleofasciculus chthonoplastes PCC 7420 genome, one interval contains:
- a CDS encoding class I SAM-dependent methyltransferase, whose amino-acid sequence MTTTVNTTPQLASRLVNGFLAIKPLANLAKQQARKMIIKRAEKIGVPWTKQVNELRSLNWESYLSQVQNPQVTYPDYYLRPFHAYDQGNLQWKAAFEQEVAAYAVHANLYPEDKLQGDAKLRQSYHELVQKQVKTEPQDIVDLGCGVGMSTFALQQIYPQANMTGVDLSPYFLAVAEYKSKQHHTEINWKHAAAEATGLPDASYDLVSVFLVFHELPQTVAKAILREARRLLRPGGYLTLMDMNPQSQVYATMPAYVFTLFKSTEPYFDEYITLDIEQAIAQAGFQPPMIMPNSPRHRTIITQVET is encoded by the coding sequence ATGACGACTACGGTCAACACAACACCCCAATTAGCCTCACGTTTGGTGAATGGTTTCCTTGCCATTAAACCTTTGGCTAATTTAGCAAAGCAGCAAGCTCGTAAGATGATTATCAAGCGAGCGGAAAAAATTGGCGTACCTTGGACAAAACAAGTCAATGAGTTACGTTCTCTAAACTGGGAGAGTTATCTGAGTCAAGTGCAAAACCCCCAGGTAACCTACCCGGATTATTATTTGCGCCCCTTCCATGCTTATGACCAGGGAAATCTCCAGTGGAAGGCGGCGTTTGAACAAGAAGTAGCGGCTTATGCGGTTCATGCCAATCTCTATCCTGAGGATAAACTCCAAGGAGACGCTAAACTGCGGCAGAGTTACCATGAGTTGGTGCAAAAGCAAGTTAAAACCGAGCCGCAAGATATTGTGGATCTGGGGTGTGGTGTGGGGATGAGTACCTTTGCCCTACAACAGATTTATCCCCAGGCAAACATGACGGGTGTAGACTTATCGCCTTACTTTCTAGCTGTTGCCGAATATAAGTCCAAACAGCATCATACAGAAATTAACTGGAAACACGCGGCGGCTGAAGCGACAGGTTTACCGGATGCTTCGTATGATTTGGTGTCTGTCTTCTTGGTATTCCACGAATTACCCCAAACGGTGGCAAAGGCAATCCTACGGGAGGCACGGCGGTTATTACGTCCTGGTGGGTATCTGACTCTGATGGATATGAATCCTCAGTCTCAGGTGTATGCGACGATGCCAGCTTACGTTTTTACCTTATTCAAAAGCACGGAGCCTTACTTTGACGAGTATATTACCTTGGATATCGAACAAGCGATCGCCCAAGCAGGATTCCAGCCACCGATGATCATGCCGAATAGTCCCCGCCATCGGACAATCATTACCCAAGTCGAGACGTAG
- the glpX gene encoding class II fructose-bisphosphatase, protein MLETTLGLEIIEVVEQAALASAKLMGKGDKNEADHVAVEAMRERMNKIHMRGRIVIGEGERDDAPMLYIGEQVGICTSEEAKNYCNPDELIEVDIAVDPCEGTNLVAYGQPGSMAVLAISEKGGLFAAPDFYMKKLAAPPAAKNHVDISKSATENLQILSECLDRAIEELVVVVMKRDRHKGLIDEIRSAGARVRLISDGDVSAAVSCAFSGTNIHALMGIGAAPEGVISAAAMRCLGGHFQGQLIYDPATVQTGLIGESKEGNLERLQEMGINDPDKVYNTHELASGDTVLFAACGITPGTLMEGVRLFHGGARTQSLVISTQSKTARFVDTVHLFDQPKTLQLR, encoded by the coding sequence GTGCTAGAAACTACGCTAGGACTAGAAATTATTGAAGTTGTCGAACAGGCAGCACTTGCCTCTGCCAAATTGATGGGCAAAGGTGATAAAAACGAGGCAGACCATGTGGCAGTTGAAGCCATGCGGGAGCGGATGAACAAAATTCACATGCGGGGTCGCATCGTGATTGGAGAAGGGGAGCGAGATGACGCCCCCATGCTCTATATCGGTGAACAAGTGGGCATCTGTACCAGCGAGGAGGCAAAGAACTACTGTAACCCCGATGAACTGATTGAAGTCGATATTGCCGTTGACCCTTGTGAAGGGACGAACTTGGTGGCTTATGGGCAACCCGGTTCAATGGCGGTGCTAGCCATTTCTGAGAAGGGTGGACTGTTTGCTGCGCCTGACTTTTATATGAAAAAGCTAGCGGCGCCTCCTGCGGCTAAAAATCATGTCGATATCAGTAAATCGGCAACAGAGAACCTGCAAATTCTCTCGGAATGTCTGGATCGCGCAATTGAGGAACTTGTGGTCGTGGTCATGAAGCGCGATCGCCACAAAGGACTAATTGATGAAATCCGCTCTGCTGGTGCGAGAGTTCGGCTAATTAGTGACGGAGATGTCTCTGCGGCTGTCTCTTGTGCCTTTTCAGGGACAAATATCCATGCTCTGATGGGTATTGGTGCTGCACCCGAAGGCGTTATCTCTGCTGCGGCGATGCGCTGTTTGGGAGGACATTTCCAAGGTCAGCTAATTTATGACCCAGCAACTGTGCAGACGGGTTTGATTGGTGAAAGCAAAGAAGGGAACCTAGAGCGGCTCCAAGAAATGGGCATTAATGACCCCGATAAGGTCTACAATACTCATGAGCTAGCCTCAGGTGACACCGTGCTATTTGCCGCTTGTGGGATTACGCCGGGTACCTTGATGGAAGGGGTACGACTCTTCCACGGGGGGGCACGGACTCAAAGTCTGGTTATTTCCACCCAGTCGAAGACGGCTCGCTTTGTGGATACTGTCCATCTGTTTGATCAGCCGAAGACCCTGCAACTACGATAG